A single window of Streptomyces aquilus DNA harbors:
- a CDS encoding SCO4402 family protein has translation MTDHGIELPVFRLHVVPAVLALASPSWQRDVWLRPDEFEDLDYVVTVLFDDFCNADDPAPWLGKSLRTEEEVALMEELGEVYSSVQEEVGRGAPDEVYLDAPAWGNVIAVAGRLAQVMVTNDLQAAALLHERLNFPHHERPTEGASTTE, from the coding sequence GTGACGGATCACGGCATTGAGCTCCCGGTCTTCCGACTTCATGTTGTGCCAGCGGTTCTCGCCCTTGCGAGTCCCTCGTGGCAGCGCGATGTCTGGCTGCGGCCGGATGAGTTCGAGGACTTGGACTACGTGGTCACCGTTCTGTTCGACGACTTCTGCAACGCAGACGATCCCGCGCCGTGGTTGGGCAAGAGCCTGCGGACGGAGGAGGAAGTCGCGCTCATGGAGGAGCTGGGCGAGGTCTACTCGTCCGTGCAGGAAGAAGTGGGTCGTGGCGCCCCGGATGAGGTCTATCTAGATGCTCCAGCCTGGGGCAACGTGATCGCAGTCGCGGGCAGGTTGGCTCAGGTGATGGTCACCAATGATCTCCAGGCTGCTGCTCTCCTGCATGAACGGCTCAACTTTCCTCACCATGAGAGGCCCACTGAGGGGGCATCGACGACTGAGTGA
- a CDS encoding MarR family winged helix-turn-helix transcriptional regulator, with protein MTTDLEALGLAIKRAQYRNHRTMDAALREIGVSLVQWDALRAIERMPGASGHELAVATFQSDQAFGTLASRLVERGFIVRSAGHGRRVAHTLTEAGRTALAEGRQVSIGVLQDLFAPLDDAQRTELLRSLRKLTEGM; from the coding sequence ATGACGACCGACCTGGAAGCTCTCGGACTGGCGATCAAGCGGGCGCAGTACCGCAACCACCGCACGATGGATGCCGCGCTGCGCGAGATCGGGGTCAGCCTCGTGCAGTGGGATGCCCTGCGCGCCATCGAGCGGATGCCAGGGGCCTCGGGGCATGAACTCGCCGTCGCGACGTTCCAGAGCGATCAGGCGTTCGGCACCCTGGCGAGCCGACTGGTGGAGCGTGGATTCATCGTCCGTTCCGCAGGCCACGGGCGACGCGTCGCGCACACTCTCACCGAGGCGGGGCGCACCGCACTCGCCGAAGGCCGGCAGGTGTCGATCGGCGTACTGCAGGACCTCTTCGCGCCCCTCGACGACGCGCAACGCACCGAATTGCTTCGATCGCTGCGGAAACTCACCGAGGGCATGTGA
- a CDS encoding alpha/beta fold hydrolase, with the protein MRIDLPEDLPVIQAGRPASRTALVLHGGGGPRTVAPVVAHLAATMHAFAPTHPGWDGTTRPHSLTSVAQLAAAYLIRLLEHEEHDVVLIGSSIGGWIALEMAAQAAHDERYAGLIAAVVNIDGVGAEVEGEPVADFFALDARTLAEAAWHDPERGYVDPAGITDEQRAIQQANGRTMAAVAGTSMSDPTLLGRLGGVNIPTLMVWGESDRIVTPAYGRAVARAVPGAQFVQIPKAGHLPHLEAPDATWAAIDAFLAQP; encoded by the coding sequence ATGCGCATCGACCTGCCTGAGGACCTTCCCGTCATCCAGGCCGGCCGGCCCGCATCCCGCACAGCACTCGTGCTGCACGGCGGGGGCGGGCCCCGGACCGTCGCGCCCGTAGTGGCGCACCTCGCCGCCACCATGCACGCCTTCGCGCCGACACATCCCGGCTGGGACGGCACCACGCGCCCCCACTCCCTCACCTCGGTCGCACAGCTCGCGGCCGCCTACCTCATACGCCTGCTTGAGCACGAAGAGCATGACGTCGTCCTGATCGGATCCTCGATCGGCGGGTGGATCGCACTCGAGATGGCGGCGCAGGCCGCCCACGACGAGCGCTACGCAGGACTTATCGCAGCCGTGGTCAACATCGACGGCGTCGGAGCAGAAGTGGAAGGCGAGCCCGTCGCAGACTTCTTCGCCCTCGACGCCCGCACCCTCGCCGAGGCCGCCTGGCACGACCCGGAGCGTGGCTACGTCGACCCGGCCGGCATCACCGATGAGCAGCGCGCGATCCAGCAGGCGAACGGACGCACGATGGCCGCCGTCGCCGGCACGAGCATGAGCGACCCCACGCTCCTCGGCCGACTCGGAGGGGTGAACATCCCCACGCTGATGGTGTGGGGCGAGAGCGACCGGATCGTCACACCGGCATACGGGCGGGCCGTCGCGCGCGCGGTGCCCGGCGCCCAGTTCGTCCAGATCCCGAAAGCCGGCCACCTCCCGCACCTCGAAGCCCCGGACGCAACCTGGGCGGCCATCGACGCCTTCCTGGCGCAGCCCTGA